A genome region from Anaerolineales bacterium includes the following:
- a CDS encoding DUF4388 domain-containing protein: MALKGNLRDFSVTQLFNLISLARKTGTLTVEGPNEAAWVTFKEGKLIYAQLGNEDGTLTGILTKAGRITPKQAQVIRTHAPDKGDKELGLLLINAGYLSQQDILSAIRQYVLDIVYQLFTWVDGFFRFDNDVLPPEDRIVVRMDMENIIIEGSRRMREWEQLQEEIPNLDMALRFVERPGTDIKNLNLNVKEWKIVSFINPKNSIRQIAKANKMNELEMRRVVFGLLQAGLVEIVRPEGMPLPAQARKLPPVDPKQQSSLVNRLIDRIRTL, translated from the coding sequence ATGGCACTTAAGGGCAACCTGCGCGATTTCAGCGTCACCCAACTCTTCAACCTGATCAGCCTAGCCCGCAAGACCGGAACACTCACCGTCGAAGGGCCGAATGAGGCCGCCTGGGTGACGTTCAAGGAGGGCAAGCTGATCTATGCCCAGCTGGGGAACGAAGACGGGACGCTGACCGGGATCCTGACCAAGGCCGGCCGGATCACGCCCAAGCAGGCGCAGGTCATCCGCACGCACGCTCCCGACAAGGGAGACAAGGAACTCGGCCTGCTGCTGATCAACGCCGGCTACCTCTCACAGCAGGACATCCTGAGCGCCATCCGCCAGTACGTGCTGGATATCGTTTATCAGCTGTTCACCTGGGTCGATGGCTTCTTCCGCTTCGACAACGATGTGCTCCCCCCGGAGGACCGAATCGTCGTCCGGATGGACATGGAGAACATCATCATCGAGGGTTCGCGCCGCATGCGCGAATGGGAGCAGCTCCAGGAGGAGATTCCGAACCTGGACATGGCCCTGCGCTTCGTGGAGCGGCCGGGGACCGACATCAAGAACCTCAACCTGAACGTCAAGGAATGGAAGATCGTTTCCTTCATCAATCCCAAGAACTCCATCCGCCAGATCGCCAAAGCGAACAAGATGAACGAACTGGAGATGCGGCGCGTGGTGTTCGGCCTGCTCCAGGCGGGGCTGGTGGAGATCGTCAGGCCGGAAGGGATGCCGCTGCCAGCTCAGGCCCGGAAGCTGCCTCCGGTCGATCCCAAACAGCAGTCGTCGTTGGTGAACCGCTTGATCGACCGGATTCGGACCCTCTAG
- a CDS encoding PIG-L family deacetylase encodes MTKTSPPNRPLRLLAVFAHPDDESFGPGGTLALYAQRGVEVHLICATRGEVGAAPAELLAPHADIASLRESELRCAAGHLGLAGVHFLGYRDSGMPGSADNRHPQALAAAPLEEVAHRLVWWFRRLRPQVVITFDPIGGYRHPDHIAIHRATIQAFDQAGDADFMPEAGPAHQADKLYYASLPRRALRLIVRLMPLVRRDPRHFGQNGDIDLVDIAAQDFPIHTRINIRPVARLKAQASACHASQGGMPRSGIMGWLLRLAGGSETFTRAVPPADPGLREDDLFTDISPNIP; translated from the coding sequence ATGACCAAGACCAGCCCACCCAATCGCCCGCTGCGCTTACTGGCAGTCTTCGCCCACCCGGATGACGAGAGCTTCGGCCCGGGCGGGACCCTGGCGCTGTACGCCCAGCGAGGTGTAGAAGTCCATTTGATCTGCGCCACCCGCGGCGAGGTCGGCGCGGCGCCGGCTGAGCTGTTGGCCCCGCATGCCGACATCGCCAGCCTGCGCGAGTCCGAGCTGCGCTGTGCGGCCGGTCACCTCGGGTTGGCCGGCGTGCACTTCCTCGGCTACCGGGATTCGGGCATGCCCGGTTCCGCCGACAACCGCCATCCGCAAGCCCTGGCAGCGGCGCCGCTCGAGGAGGTCGCCCATCGCCTGGTGTGGTGGTTCCGGCGGCTTCGCCCCCAGGTGGTGATCACCTTCGACCCGATCGGTGGGTATCGCCATCCCGATCACATCGCCATTCACCGCGCGACCATCCAGGCCTTTGACCAGGCCGGCGATGCGGACTTCATGCCCGAGGCGGGGCCGGCCCACCAGGCGGACAAGCTGTACTACGCCTCGCTCCCTCGCCGCGCCCTGCGCCTGATAGTGCGGCTGATGCCGTTGGTGCGGCGCGACCCGCGCCACTTCGGCCAGAACGGGGACATCGACCTGGTGGACATCGCCGCCCAGGACTTCCCCATCCACACCCGCATCAACATCCGGCCGGTGGCGCGGCTCAAGGCCCAGGCCAGCGCCTGCCACGCCAGTCAGGGAGGCATGCCCCGCAGCGGGATCATGGGCTGGCTGCTGCGCCTGGCCGGGGGCTCGGAGACGTTCACCCGCGCCGTTCCCCCCGCCGACCCCGGGCTGCGTGAGGACGATCTCTTCACCGACATCTCCCCGAATATCCCCTGA
- a CDS encoding pyridoxamine 5'-phosphate oxidase family protein, translating to MPSTQILSRRVRRFLGKPRLTRLCTIDRKGFPHVVPIYFMRQGDDIVFGTDRGEAKVRNALRNPKAAVVIGGDPDEDAEGYMIQGTLKVEPDPEQSSARRLLLRYESEEKAESQLSQWSEGDTVLLRLKPNRVIRVW from the coding sequence ATGCCAAGTACCCAAATCCTCTCCCGAAGAGTGCGTCGCTTCTTGGGTAAGCCTCGCCTTACCCGCCTGTGCACAATAGACCGCAAAGGATTTCCTCACGTCGTCCCGATCTATTTCATGCGCCAGGGTGACGACATTGTTTTCGGTACAGACCGGGGCGAAGCCAAAGTTCGGAATGCCCTCCGCAATCCGAAAGCGGCCGTCGTCATCGGCGGCGACCCCGACGAGGATGCCGAAGGCTACATGATCCAGGGCACTCTGAAGGTCGAACCAGACCCCGAGCAATCTTCTGCCCGCCGTTTGCTGCTCCGGTATGAGTCCGAAGAAAAGGCAGAAAGCCAGCTTTCGCAGTGGTCCGAAGGTGACACAGTACTCCTCCGCCTCAAACCCAACCGCGTCATACGGGTGTGGTAG
- a CDS encoding ATP-binding protein — MDTAYAAIALLGMVVIASIAFVLGRRETRPPDSGRTVALAGIGVEEWPIEGLLSTVAEFSSSLDLASVMDKALVLGRRLTGADRADILLAAPDDSPLRHAAWLGSEGMIPPEGRPSPFRRGEGLAGWVMEHRQPVAITDLRSDSRWIPLSDRAHTAQSALAVPLVVGDRVLGAMILLSRRTAAFDESQVRLVAAIAQHVAAAMNNAELYRLIHDQAEQLSASLHRQQVEASKSRAILEAIAEGVLVTDGAHQVALLNPAAERILGVQREQVLGRPATSLIGMFGRSAREWAQAVQAWAEANGRPSGPASLSQRIQLEDGRVVSVQVTPIRGENGFLGTVSSFRDITREVEVDRLKSEFVATVSHELRTPMTSIRGYAEILLMNAVGQLNEEQRRYVEVIRTNTERLASLVAELLDLSRIEAGRAVLSPQPLSAAELLDEARSYALARCQQENKPLDVLVKPVGDLPVVSGDSERMRQVFENLIDNAVEFTRAGGSLELAAQAVGDQIEFTVKDSGIGIPAAEIDRVFERFFRGERALELGVPGTGLGLAIVRSLVQMQGGQIGVSSSGVPGQGTTFSFTLPLYAARIPVGQAE, encoded by the coding sequence GTGGACACTGCCTACGCGGCCATCGCCTTGCTGGGCATGGTCGTCATTGCCAGCATCGCCTTTGTGCTGGGACGCCGCGAAACGCGCCCCCCCGACAGCGGGCGAACCGTGGCGCTGGCGGGCATTGGAGTCGAAGAGTGGCCGATCGAGGGACTGCTGAGCACGGTTGCCGAGTTCTCCAGCAGCCTGGACCTGGCCTCCGTCATGGATAAGGCGCTGGTGCTGGGCCGCCGCCTGACAGGTGCCGACCGAGCCGATATCCTGCTGGCCGCGCCTGACGACTCGCCGCTGCGCCACGCTGCCTGGCTTGGCTCGGAGGGGATGATTCCACCCGAGGGCAGGCCTTCTCCCTTCCGCCGCGGCGAGGGACTGGCCGGCTGGGTGATGGAGCACCGCCAGCCGGTGGCGATCACCGACCTGCGGTCGGATTCGCGCTGGATTCCCCTCAGCGATAGGGCCCACACGGCCCAGAGCGCCCTGGCGGTTCCGCTGGTCGTCGGCGACCGGGTGTTGGGAGCGATGATCCTGCTCAGCCGCCGGACAGCCGCCTTCGACGAGAGCCAGGTGCGCCTGGTGGCGGCCATCGCCCAGCATGTGGCGGCGGCCATGAACAACGCCGAGCTGTATCGCCTGATCCACGATCAGGCGGAGCAGCTCAGCGCCTCGCTGCACCGTCAGCAGGTCGAAGCCAGCAAGTCGCGCGCCATCCTGGAGGCCATCGCCGAGGGCGTGCTGGTCACCGACGGCGCCCATCAGGTGGCCCTGCTCAATCCGGCCGCCGAGCGCATCCTGGGTGTGCAGCGCGAACAGGTGCTGGGCCGGCCGGCGACCAGCCTGATCGGCATGTTCGGCCGCTCGGCCCGCGAGTGGGCGCAGGCCGTGCAGGCCTGGGCCGAGGCCAACGGGCGCCCGTCCGGGCCGGCGTCGTTGTCGCAGCGAATCCAACTGGAGGACGGGCGGGTGGTCTCGGTCCAGGTCACCCCGATCCGCGGCGAGAACGGCTTCCTGGGAACCGTCTCGAGCTTCCGCGACATCACCCGCGAGGTCGAGGTCGACCGGCTGAAATCCGAGTTCGTCGCCACCGTCAGCCATGAACTGCGCACCCCGATGACCTCGATCCGGGGCTATGCCGAGATCCTTTTGATGAACGCCGTCGGTCAGCTGAATGAGGAGCAGCGGCGCTACGTCGAGGTCATCCGCACCAACACCGAGCGCCTGGCCTCGCTGGTCGCCGAGCTGCTCGATCTTTCCCGCATCGAAGCCGGCCGGGCCGTACTCAGCCCTCAGCCGCTGTCGGCCGCCGAACTGCTGGACGAGGCACGCAGCTATGCCCTCGCCCGCTGTCAGCAGGAGAACAAGCCGCTGGACGTTCTCGTCAAGCCGGTGGGCGACCTGCCCGTTGTCTCCGGCGACTCGGAGCGCATGCGCCAGGTGTTCGAGAACCTGATCGACAACGCCGTCGAGTTCACCCGCGCCGGAGGCTCACTCGAGTTGGCCGCCCAGGCCGTCGGGGACCAGATCGAGTTCACCGTCAAGGATTCCGGCATCGGCATTCCCGCCGCCGAGATCGACCGCGTCTTTGAGCGCTTCTTCCGCGGAGAACGCGCTCTGGAACTGGGGGTCCCCGGTACCGGCCTCGGCCTGGCGATCGTGCGCAGCCTGGTGCAGATGCAGGGCGGCCAGATCGGGGTCAGCAGCAGCGGTGTCCCCGGCCAGGGCACCACCTTCTCCTTCACCCTGCCACTGTACGCCGCCCGGATCCCCGTAGGACAGGCCGAATGA
- a CDS encoding 4-vinyl reductase: MILPTYYLPNSISRSLLLSLEEVIGHTGLTAVLNSAGLRHLVNNLPPSNLDPEFPFEDVGRLHQGLENLYGPRGGRGLALRAGRVCFRYSLREFGPRLGLTDLTFRLLPMPMKLKASVEGFASVFNQYADEVVELEEQPHAFYWHLRRCPFCWGRHTQDACCHMAVGLLQETLYWISGGKNFLVEESSCLARGDSSCRIQIDRQPLD; this comes from the coding sequence GTGATCCTCCCCACCTACTATCTGCCCAACAGCATCAGCCGCAGCCTCCTTCTATCGCTGGAGGAGGTCATCGGCCATACCGGGCTGACGGCCGTGCTCAACTCGGCCGGCCTGCGTCACCTGGTCAACAACTTGCCGCCCAGCAACCTGGACCCGGAGTTCCCCTTCGAAGACGTCGGCCGGCTGCACCAGGGCCTGGAGAATCTGTACGGCCCGCGCGGCGGACGCGGCCTGGCGCTGCGCGCTGGCCGGGTATGTTTCCGCTACAGCCTGCGCGAGTTCGGCCCGCGGCTGGGCCTGACCGACCTGACCTTCCGGCTGCTGCCCATGCCGATGAAGCTCAAGGCCAGCGTGGAGGGCTTCGCCAGCGTCTTCAACCAGTACGCCGACGAGGTCGTCGAGCTGGAGGAACAACCGCACGCCTTCTACTGGCACCTGCGGCGCTGTCCGTTCTGTTGGGGGCGGCACACCCAGGACGCCTGCTGCCACATGGCCGTCGGGCTGCTGCAAGAGACGCTGTACTGGATCAGTGGCGGCAAGAACTTCCTGGTCGAAGAGTCCAGTTGCCTGGCGCGCGGCGACTCCAGCTGCCGCATCCAGATCGACCGCCAACCTCTCGACTGA
- a CDS encoding response regulator, producing the protein MKTILVAEDERDIRELITFTLRYHGFDVITADNGEQAVQLAAEKLPDLLLLDVRMPRLTGYEVCQQLKQREDTRHIPVVFLSAKGQEAEILQGQQAGAVDYILKPFSPQELAARLQALLDG; encoded by the coding sequence ATGAAGACGATCCTGGTGGCCGAGGATGAGCGCGATATCCGCGAGCTGATCACCTTCACCCTGCGCTACCACGGTTTCGACGTGATCACTGCCGACAATGGAGAGCAGGCCGTACAGCTGGCGGCTGAGAAGCTGCCCGATCTGCTGCTGCTTGACGTGCGCATGCCCCGCCTGACCGGCTACGAGGTCTGCCAGCAACTGAAGCAGCGGGAGGACACACGCCACATCCCGGTCGTCTTCCTCTCGGCCAAAGGGCAGGAGGCCGAGATCCTGCAGGGGCAGCAGGCCGGCGCCGTCGATTACATCCTCAAGCCCTTCTCCCCGCAGGAACTGGCCGCGCGCCTTCAGGCGCTCCTCGATGGCTAG
- the glgP gene encoding alpha-glucan family phosphorylase yields the protein MDDRSFPAPLPIAIPRDFNLPRRVRRLAELAYNLWWTWNPEAARLFSRLDADAWEQAGHNPVLFLQRLPSRVLAEATHSRSFLDRYDRLLRAFDDYLEPGRPTWFSQNHAERLNYPIAYFSTEFGLHESLPFYAGGLGVLSGDHLKEASDLGLPLVAVGFMYTQGYFKQRITEDGWQEAHYASLAFNDLPVIPVMARDDRPLTVSLDLPGRAVHARLWKIQVGRVPLLLLDSDVPENQPADRSLTARLYTSDLELRISQEIILGLGGVRALRALGYNPAAWHMNEGHSAFLALERLREMVAAGHTSEQAVDKVRAATIFTTHTPVPAGHDEFPLWLMDKYFSAFWPQLGVDRDRFLDLARQKHPWGETFSMAILAIRMSDRCNGVSELHGRVSRKMWSFLWPERPVDEVPISHITNGVHTGSWLARRMGILYDRYLPEDWRERLDDPEIWLSLERIPDEELWAVRRHLKRKLVAYVRERARQRWQKGLFHPVQAIASGVLLDPYALTVGFARRFATYKRASLLLHDVDRLLKMVNHPTQPLQIIFAGKAHPADEPGKLLIQEVYRQVKRAEFAGRLVFLDDYDINLARYLVQGVDVWLNTPRRPNEASGTSGQKAALNGALNLSILDGWWREAYNGHNGWAIGNGSDDPTFDGDDPADAESLYDLLENQVIPLFYVERSADNLPGEWIGWMKESMRTLSPQFSMRRMVKDYVRQMYLAETAEVQPAPVLS from the coding sequence ATGGATGACCGCAGTTTCCCAGCACCGCTCCCGATCGCCATCCCGCGCGATTTCAACCTGCCGCGCCGGGTGCGGCGCCTGGCGGAGCTGGCCTACAACCTGTGGTGGACCTGGAACCCGGAGGCCGCCCGCCTGTTCAGCCGGCTGGACGCCGACGCCTGGGAGCAAGCCGGCCACAACCCGGTGCTGTTCCTACAGCGCCTCCCCAGCCGGGTCCTGGCCGAGGCCACGCACAGTCGGTCGTTCCTGGATCGCTATGATCGTCTGCTGCGCGCCTTCGACGACTACCTCGAACCCGGCCGGCCCACCTGGTTCAGCCAGAACCATGCTGAACGGTTGAACTACCCCATCGCCTACTTCTCCACCGAGTTCGGCCTGCACGAATCGCTTCCCTTCTATGCCGGTGGGTTGGGCGTGCTCTCCGGGGATCATTTGAAGGAGGCCAGTGACCTTGGCCTGCCGCTGGTGGCCGTCGGTTTCATGTACACCCAGGGCTACTTCAAACAGCGCATCACCGAGGACGGCTGGCAGGAGGCGCACTACGCCTCGCTGGCGTTCAACGACCTGCCGGTGATCCCGGTGATGGCGCGCGACGATCGTCCGCTCACCGTCAGCCTCGATCTTCCCGGCCGTGCTGTGCACGCCCGTCTGTGGAAGATCCAGGTCGGGCGGGTGCCGTTGCTGCTGCTTGACAGCGATGTGCCGGAGAACCAGCCGGCGGATCGCAGCCTGACCGCCCGCCTGTATACGAGCGATCTCGAGCTGCGCATCTCTCAGGAGATCATCCTCGGTCTGGGCGGTGTGCGCGCCCTGCGCGCCCTCGGCTACAACCCCGCCGCCTGGCACATGAATGAAGGCCACTCGGCTTTCCTGGCGCTCGAGCGCCTGCGAGAGATGGTTGCCGCCGGCCACACGTCAGAGCAGGCCGTCGACAAGGTCCGGGCGGCGACCATCTTCACCACCCACACCCCGGTTCCAGCCGGACACGACGAGTTCCCCTTGTGGCTGATGGACAAGTACTTCAGCGCCTTCTGGCCGCAGCTGGGGGTCGACCGCGATCGGTTCCTTGACCTGGCGCGACAGAAGCACCCCTGGGGCGAGACCTTCAGCATGGCTATCCTGGCCATCCGCATGTCCGACCGCTGCAATGGCGTCTCGGAATTGCACGGCCGCGTGTCGCGCAAGATGTGGTCGTTCCTATGGCCGGAGCGGCCGGTGGACGAGGTTCCGATCAGCCACATCACCAACGGCGTCCACACCGGCAGTTGGCTGGCGCGCCGCATGGGCATCCTGTATGACCGTTACCTGCCGGAGGATTGGCGCGAGCGCCTCGACGATCCGGAGATCTGGCTGTCCCTGGAGCGTATTCCCGATGAAGAACTGTGGGCCGTGCGCCGCCACCTTAAGCGCAAGTTGGTGGCTTACGTGCGCGAGCGCGCCCGTCAGCGCTGGCAGAAGGGGCTGTTCCATCCTGTCCAGGCCATCGCCAGCGGGGTGCTACTCGACCCGTATGCCCTGACGGTCGGGTTCGCCCGACGCTTCGCAACCTACAAGCGGGCGAGCCTGCTGCTGCACGACGTCGATCGACTGCTGAAGATGGTCAACCACCCGACCCAGCCGCTGCAGATCATCTTCGCCGGCAAGGCCCATCCGGCCGACGAACCGGGGAAACTGCTGATCCAGGAGGTCTACCGCCAGGTCAAGCGGGCCGAGTTCGCCGGCAGGCTGGTGTTCCTGGACGACTACGACATCAACCTGGCGCGCTATCTAGTTCAGGGGGTCGATGTCTGGCTGAATACGCCCCGGCGGCCGAACGAGGCCTCGGGAACATCCGGGCAGAAGGCGGCGCTCAACGGCGCCCTGAACCTGTCGATCCTCGACGGCTGGTGGCGCGAGGCCTATAACGGGCACAACGGCTGGGCCATTGGCAACGGGTCGGACGATCCGACGTTCGATGGGGACGATCCGGCCGATGCCGAAAGCCTGTACGACCTTCTGGAGAATCAGGTCATCCCGCTGTTCTACGTCGAACGCTCCGCCGACAATCTGCCCGGGGAATGGATCGGCTGGATGAAGGAGTCGATGCGCACACTGTCGCCCCAGTTCAGCATGCGGCGCATGGTGAAGGACTACGTCCGCCAGATGTATCTGGCCGAAACCGCCGAGGTCCAGCCGGCGCCAGTGCTCTCCTGA
- a CDS encoding DUF5698 domain-containing protein: MPDLLAIPAALMPFAIFALRVTDMTLDTLRVLFVIRGRKAQAWIFGFLQSAIWVVAITSVLANLNNPWNIVGYAAGFATGNVVGMTIEERLAIGHGHLRIISATLASAIAAAIRQAGYAATELSGRGKDGTVGVITCSVRRRDIDRVRNAVLQIDPEAFVTVEEVRPLHRGFWRA, translated from the coding sequence ATGCCTGACTTGCTCGCGATCCCTGCCGCCCTGATGCCGTTCGCCATCTTCGCATTGCGCGTGACGGACATGACCCTGGACACGCTGCGGGTGCTATTTGTCATCCGCGGGCGCAAGGCCCAGGCTTGGATCTTCGGCTTCCTGCAGTCCGCCATCTGGGTCGTGGCCATCACCAGCGTTCTGGCGAACCTCAACAACCCGTGGAACATCGTCGGCTACGCCGCCGGCTTCGCCACGGGGAACGTGGTCGGGATGACGATCGAGGAGCGCCTGGCCATCGGCCACGGCCATCTGCGGATCATCAGCGCCACCCTGGCCAGCGCCATCGCCGCCGCAATCCGCCAGGCCGGCTATGCCGCTACCGAGCTGTCCGGACGCGGCAAAGACGGCACCGTCGGTGTGATCACCTGCAGCGTGCGCCGCCGGGATATCGACCGCGTGCGCAATGCCGTGCTGCAGATCGATCCGGAGGCCTTCGTCACGGTCGAGGAAGTCCGCCCGCTCCACCGCGGTTTCTGGCGGGCCTAG
- a CDS encoding ATP/GTP-binding protein, with the protein MQTVKMVVTGPFSAGKTAFIRSVSEIDVVSTERKISTEAERIKETTTVAMDFGRITVDDDLVLYLFGTPGQKRFDFMWEILSEGMLGFIVMVDSTRPETFREAKGILQTFRAYAPTPYVVAANKQDIKDAWTVDDLRIALKLDSSIKMLPCVASDRESVKKVLLELLFSILEEMEKK; encoded by the coding sequence ATGCAAACCGTCAAGATGGTGGTCACAGGTCCCTTCTCAGCCGGCAAGACGGCCTTCATCCGTTCGGTGAGCGAGATCGATGTCGTGTCCACCGAACGCAAGATCTCCACCGAGGCCGAGCGCATCAAGGAGACCACGACGGTTGCCATGGACTTCGGCCGGATCACCGTCGATGACGACCTGGTGCTGTACCTTTTCGGGACGCCAGGCCAGAAGCGGTTCGACTTCATGTGGGAGATCCTGTCCGAAGGCATGCTTGGGTTCATCGTGATGGTGGACAGCACTCGCCCGGAGACCTTCCGCGAGGCCAAAGGCATCCTGCAGACCTTCCGCGCCTATGCGCCGACGCCGTACGTCGTCGCCGCCAACAAGCAGGACATCAAGGATGCATGGACAGTAGACGACTTGCGGATCGCCCTCAAGCTGGACAGCAGCATCAAGATGCTGCCCTGCGTCGCCAGCGACCGCGAGTCCGTCAAGAAGGTCCTGCTCGAGCTGCTGTTCAGCATCCTCGAGGAAATGGAGAAGAAGTAG
- a CDS encoding DUF5698 domain-containing protein produces the protein MDSLIETLRTAWVSALGPLLGPSAPAWTQLPPLLVGLIVFTLRAFDMTLDTLRVTGVARGRRRLVWLVGFVESGIFVIVVSGVLATLGKPQNVAAYAAGFATGTLLGIVLEERLAPGHSLIRIVSPTLGLAIQSRLHAQGYGATYIPGQGQQGAIGLILAYVPRRQVEPVKDLVLGEDASAFMTVEHVRQLRGGWRP, from the coding sequence ATGGATAGCTTGATCGAGACGCTGCGCACGGCTTGGGTTTCAGCGCTTGGGCCGCTTCTGGGCCCGTCCGCTCCGGCCTGGACGCAGCTGCCTCCGCTGCTGGTCGGGCTGATCGTGTTCACCCTGCGCGCCTTCGACATGACGTTGGACACGCTGCGGGTTACCGGCGTCGCCCGCGGCCGGCGCCGGCTGGTGTGGCTGGTGGGCTTTGTTGAATCGGGGATCTTCGTCATCGTCGTCTCCGGCGTGCTGGCTACGCTGGGGAAGCCGCAGAACGTTGCGGCCTATGCCGCCGGGTTCGCCACCGGGACGCTCCTGGGTATCGTCCTCGAGGAGCGCCTGGCGCCGGGCCACAGCCTGATCCGCATCGTCAGTCCGACGCTTGGGTTGGCGATTCAGAGCCGGCTGCACGCCCAGGGCTATGGGGCGACCTACATCCCCGGCCAGGGTCAGCAAGGCGCGATCGGCCTGATCCTGGCCTACGTCCCCCGGCGCCAGGTCGAACCGGTCAAGGACCTGGTCCTGGGCGAGGATGCGTCCGCCTTCATGACGGTCGAACACGTGCGCCAGCTGCGCGGGGGCTGGAGGCCGTAG